One window of the Staphylococcus equorum genome contains the following:
- the crcB gene encoding fluoride efflux transporter CrcB, producing MQYLYIFIGGAIGALLRYLLTFINQTAEFPTGTFIANIVGAFLMGLIGTLTIKYFRNNPLLKKGITTGFLGALTTFSTFQFELVSFLEQQAYLLMILYALSSYIIGILVCYFGVKLGARLS from the coding sequence ATGCAATACTTATATATTTTTATAGGTGGTGCGATTGGTGCTCTACTAAGATATCTATTAACATTCATCAATCAAACTGCTGAATTTCCAACAGGCACATTTATTGCTAATATTGTTGGTGCTTTCTTAATGGGCCTTATTGGAACTTTGACAATAAAGTATTTTAGAAATAATCCATTACTTAAAAAAGGTATAACTACTGGATTTTTAGGCGCACTCACTACTTTTTCTACTTTTCAATTTGAGCTCGTTTCATTTTTAGAACAACAGGCATATTTATTAATGATTTTATACGCTTTAAGTAGTTATATTATAGGTATACTCGTCTGTTATTTCGGGGTAAAATTGGGGGCTCGTTTATCATGA
- a CDS encoding transaldolase — MAKLNVEVFADGADIEEMKTAYKNKQVDGFTTNPSLMAKAGVTDYKAFAEEAVREIPDASISFEVFADDLETMEKEAEILKQYGKNVFVKIPVVNTKGESTISLIKKLSADNVRLNVTAVYTLDQVKEITEAVTEGVPTYVSVFAGRIADTGVDPVPLMKDAAEVTHSKKGVKLLWASCREVINVIQADEVGADIITCPADVVKKVNNNLGRDVNELSVDTVQGFAKDIQSSGLSIL; from the coding sequence ATGGCAAAATTAAATGTTGAAGTGTTTGCAGATGGTGCAGATATTGAAGAAATGAAAACAGCTTATAAAAATAAACAAGTAGATGGTTTTACTACTAACCCTAGTTTAATGGCAAAAGCAGGTGTAACAGACTATAAAGCTTTCGCAGAAGAAGCTGTTCGTGAAATTCCTGATGCTTCTATTTCATTCGAAGTATTCGCAGATGATTTAGAAACAATGGAAAAAGAAGCTGAGATTTTGAAACAATATGGTAAAAACGTATTTGTTAAAATTCCAGTTGTAAACACAAAAGGTGAATCAACTATTTCTCTAATTAAAAAATTATCAGCAGACAATGTGCGTTTAAATGTAACTGCTGTTTATACTTTAGATCAAGTTAAAGAAATTACAGAAGCTGTAACAGAAGGTGTTCCAACTTATGTATCAGTATTTGCTGGTCGTATTGCTGATACTGGGGTAGATCCAGTTCCATTGATGAAAGATGCAGCAGAAGTTACACATAGTAAAAAAGGCGTTAAATTACTTTGGGCAAGCTGTCGTGAAGTAATCAATGTAATCCAAGCGGATGAAGTGGGCGCAGATATCATTACATGTCCTGCAGACGTTGTGAAAAAAGTAAATAACAACCTTGGCCGTGATGTTAACGAATTATCAGTTGATACAGTACAAGGATTTGCTAAAGATATTCAAAGTTCAGGATTATCTATTCTTTAA
- a CDS encoding pentapeptide repeat-containing protein, giving the protein MKIQQPKISANLELKELEEIFQDEDDIVEVAKIENANLSNKVLQRFVVYGSYIKDCDFSNSDLGRADFTDVIFENCDFSNTKMDHGSIHRVTFKNCRMTGTLFNYMRFGNIVFDEVKADFISVVDSKIEALVTQKSNFENAEFHNSTLKKVVFDDSNFENAEFHNSTLKKVVFDDSNLEHLSIYQTPLKGCDLSQSYFESFVVNKEDLLGCKVSRNQAVQFAALMGLVIVE; this is encoded by the coding sequence ATGAAAATACAACAACCCAAAATTAGTGCAAATTTAGAACTTAAAGAATTAGAAGAAATTTTTCAAGATGAAGATGATATAGTTGAAGTCGCGAAAATAGAAAATGCTAATTTAAGTAATAAAGTTTTACAAAGATTTGTAGTTTATGGTTCTTATATCAAGGATTGTGATTTTTCTAACTCTGATTTAGGTCGCGCTGATTTTACAGATGTTATTTTTGAAAATTGTGATTTTTCGAATACGAAAATGGATCATGGCTCCATACATAGAGTGACATTTAAAAACTGCCGTATGACAGGAACTTTATTTAATTATATGAGATTTGGCAATATAGTATTTGATGAAGTGAAAGCTGATTTTATAAGTGTTGTGGATTCTAAAATAGAAGCACTAGTGACCCAAAAAAGTAACTTTGAAAATGCAGAATTTCATAATTCAACTTTGAAAAAGGTAGTTTTTGATGATAGTAACTTTGAAAATGCAGAATTTCATAATTCAACTTTGAAAAAGGTAGTTTTTGATGATAGTAACTTAGAGCATTTATCAATTTATCAAACCCCATTAAAAGGTTGTGATTTAAGCCAATCTTATTTTGAGTCATTTGTGGTTAACAAAGAAGACTTATTAGGTTGTAAAGTTTCTAGAAATCAAGCTGTACAATTTGCTGCATTAATGGGCTTAGTTATCGTAGAGTAG
- a CDS encoding competence protein ComK, which yields MTPLTKLLYFKTVVGPEILTISQYTTHQFTYPTTINLTLQYFLESRHLSLTLQTKQAKHLLKIRKLVPIFINSDITLFPIKPQRSPIQYYINAIPITGLKSKGTQTIIYFENATYITVNAPYLFIHKKWQESLTLSHHST from the coding sequence ATGACTCCACTTACTAAACTACTCTATTTCAAAACAGTTGTTGGGCCAGAAATATTAACAATAAGCCAATATACGACACACCAATTCACTTACCCTACTACAATTAATCTCACATTACAGTATTTTTTAGAATCAAGACATTTATCTTTAACTCTTCAGACAAAACAAGCCAAACATTTACTAAAAATACGTAAACTCGTTCCAATATTTATTAATAGCGATATAACATTATTCCCAATAAAGCCACAGCGCTCACCAATTCAATATTATATTAATGCAATTCCAATCACGGGACTAAAGTCAAAGGGGACACAAACAATTATATATTTTGAGAACGCTACCTATATTACAGTCAATGCTCCCTATCTATTTATTCATAAAAAATGGCAAGAAAGTTTAACGCTTTCTCACCATTCAACATAG
- a CDS encoding sigma-70 family RNA polymerase sigma factor produces the protein MTFEEVYKKYKYIIHYLLKKYNIQYNYDEYAQLLLIKMWELSKIYNSQKRSSLNTFLYSRLNFYLIDLFRKHQALTLVDISEQEVKSSLINDDYDNMLVFQQFLSLLTDKEQQWLLLKFAGLKQYEIAKLLNCSVSTLKNYQKRIRQKHLKFYTHD, from the coding sequence ATGACCTTCGAAGAAGTTTATAAAAAATACAAATATATTATTCATTATCTATTAAAAAAATACAATATTCAGTACAATTATGATGAATATGCTCAACTCCTCTTAATTAAAATGTGGGAGCTAAGTAAAATCTACAATTCACAAAAACGCAGCTCATTAAACACTTTCTTATATTCACGATTAAATTTCTATTTGATAGACCTTTTCCGCAAACACCAAGCTCTAACTCTAGTTGATATTTCAGAACAAGAAGTTAAATCTTCTTTAATTAATGATGATTATGACAACATGCTAGTATTTCAACAATTTTTATCGTTATTGACTGATAAAGAACAGCAATGGCTACTATTAAAATTTGCAGGACTTAAACAATATGAAATTGCAAAACTTCTTAATTGTTCTGTCTCAACTTTAAAAAACTATCAAAAACGAATTCGACAAAAACATTTAAAATTTTATACCCATGATTGA
- a CDS encoding N-acetylglucosaminidase translates to MTKHKKGSILSIIGLLIVLGVAAVVVFSMISDQIFFKEVDEQEKVENLKVTLDKASKKQIDNYTSQQISSKDNKTWRDASSTEIKSAMNSSEFIESDTQKYQFLELDKYQGIDENRIKRMLIDNPTLLEHSDDFIKAAQDKHVNEVYLISHALLETGSAKSELASGVEIDGKKYYNFFGVGALDEDPIKTGSEYAKKHGWDTPQKAISGGANFIHDHFLSNEDQNTLYSMRWNPKNPGEHQYATDIKWAESNATLMAHFYEDMKTEGKYYKYFVYKDDEKHKK, encoded by the coding sequence ATGACGAAGCATAAAAAAGGCTCAATTCTATCAATCATTGGTTTATTGATAGTCTTAGGTGTAGCTGCGGTTGTTGTTTTTTCAATGATCTCAGATCAAATCTTTTTTAAAGAAGTTGACGAACAAGAAAAAGTGGAAAATCTTAAAGTAACTTTGGATAAAGCATCTAAAAAACAAATCGATAATTATACTAGCCAACAAATTTCAAGTAAAGATAATAAAACATGGAGAGATGCGTCATCTACTGAGATAAAATCTGCGATGAATAGTAGTGAATTTATTGAAAGTGATACGCAAAAATACCAATTTTTAGAATTAGATAAGTATCAAGGTATTGATGAAAATAGAATAAAACGTATGCTCATAGATAACCCTACACTGTTAGAGCATTCAGATGATTTTATAAAAGCCGCACAAGACAAGCACGTTAATGAAGTTTATTTAATTTCACATGCGCTACTTGAAACAGGCTCTGCTAAAAGTGAACTTGCAAGTGGTGTAGAAATTGATGGTAAAAAATATTATAACTTCTTTGGTGTAGGTGCACTTGATGAAGATCCAATTAAAACAGGTTCAGAATATGCTAAAAAACATGGCTGGGACACACCACAAAAAGCAATTAGTGGTGGGGCTAACTTTATTCATGATCACTTTTTATCTAATGAAGATCAAAACACGCTTTATAGTATGAGATGGAACCCTAAAAATCCAGGAGAACATCAATATGCTACAGACATTAAGTGGGCTGAAAGTAATGCGACTTTAATGGCTCATTTCTATGAAGATATGAAAACAGAAGGCAAATATTATAAATATTTTGTTTATAAAGATGATGAAAAACACAAAAAATAG
- a CDS encoding osmoprotectant ABC transporter substrate-binding protein, whose product MKFSKHLFFLIIASTILLSGCGLPGLGGSQSKDEIKVSALATSESQIMAYMIINLIEHDTEGEIKGSIINNLGSATIQHNALMNGDADISSTRYTGTDLVGVLESEPITDPKKAMDLTKKLFQQKFNQTFFDSYGFENTFAFMVTKETAEKYDLQTVSDLEKVKDEVDVGTDTTWIKRGGDGYAPFQEHYGFAFNSIKPMQIGLVYDALKSKKLDVALGYTTDGRIAAYDLVVLEDDKKFFPTYDASAVAPNKLLKEQPEVRKALNKLNDKISTEQMQKLNYEADGEGKEPAVVAEEFLKEHNYFEKE is encoded by the coding sequence ATGAAATTTTCAAAACATTTATTTTTTTTAATTATAGCAAGCACAATATTATTATCCGGTTGTGGATTGCCAGGGCTTGGTGGTAGCCAGTCAAAGGACGAGATTAAAGTTTCAGCGTTGGCTACGAGTGAATCTCAAATCATGGCATATATGATAATAAACCTTATCGAACATGATACAGAAGGTGAAATTAAAGGTTCAATCATTAATAACTTAGGCTCAGCAACAATCCAGCATAATGCACTAATGAATGGCGATGCAGATATCTCGAGCACCCGATATACTGGAACAGATTTAGTGGGTGTCCTTGAGTCTGAGCCCATTACTGATCCTAAAAAAGCGATGGATTTAACTAAAAAGTTGTTTCAGCAAAAATTTAATCAGACCTTTTTTGATTCATATGGTTTTGAAAATACCTTTGCCTTTATGGTAACTAAAGAAACTGCAGAAAAATATGATTTACAGACTGTTTCAGATTTAGAAAAAGTAAAAGATGAAGTAGACGTAGGAACAGATACAACTTGGATTAAACGTGGTGGTGATGGATACGCACCTTTCCAAGAGCATTATGGTTTTGCTTTTAATTCAATTAAACCGATGCAAATTGGACTCGTTTACGATGCTTTGAAAAGCAAAAAATTAGATGTTGCACTAGGCTATACGACCGATGGTAGAATTGCAGCTTATGATTTAGTAGTACTTGAAGACGATAAAAAGTTCTTCCCAACATATGATGCAAGTGCTGTAGCACCAAACAAACTTTTAAAAGAGCAACCAGAAGTTAGGAAAGCACTTAATAAATTAAACGATAAAATAAGTACGGAGCAAATGCAAAAATTAAATTATGAAGCAGATGGAGAAGGCAAAGAACCAGCAGTTGTTGCAGAAGAATTTTTAAAAGAGCACAATTACTTTGAAAAAGAATAA
- a CDS encoding FAD/NAD(P)-binding protein, producing MRIAIIGMGTAGVSLLKELVKHDNFATMNIDMYDNPKNMGQGVPFQNDSDQLLINVPAKQMTLNLENQGEFYEWYKSQSIFKFSNPEYLPRFIFGHYMKDFLEKYNHQFENIQMIKEEVSEVFIEADVGQIDVKYYVCTSKDMSNCQKYDVVFLTIGTMSYHDPYHLKGKKGYIHTPYPTYNTLDDVNETDRIAIIGTGLASLDVIRYVTAHHPKLPITLTSRKGQLPSVRGEMPDIEFKYLTPENFNAIKNENFGNVPLEQALSLFLKDCAYYNVAIEKLVHRRQNDPVKDLTYDLEHETELGAFQSILELVKENLNWIWNSFSREDQKQFLKDYQSILKDNSNPMPPRTAKLIIDHIKNGTIEIKSGLENVQYEASQFYFKYKNETEAVHKFDVVINATGSKTQLSDLDSDDQLILNLENRQVVQAHPLGGIQIIAETNQVISPRYGTLKHMYALGQLTNGINQSRNGVAMIVKQAVSVVNQLLADK from the coding sequence ATGCGAATAGCTATCATAGGAATGGGCACAGCAGGTGTAAGCTTGCTGAAAGAATTAGTGAAACATGATAATTTTGCAACGATGAATATAGACATGTACGATAATCCTAAAAATATGGGGCAAGGTGTACCTTTTCAAAATGACAGTGATCAATTATTAATAAATGTACCTGCCAAACAAATGACTTTGAATTTAGAGAATCAAGGCGAGTTTTATGAATGGTACAAATCACAATCGATATTTAAGTTTTCAAACCCGGAGTATTTACCTAGGTTTATATTTGGACATTATATGAAAGATTTTTTAGAAAAATATAATCACCAATTTGAAAATATCCAGATGATTAAAGAAGAAGTGTCAGAAGTTTTCATTGAAGCTGATGTAGGTCAAATAGATGTTAAATATTATGTTTGTACTTCGAAAGACATGTCAAATTGTCAAAAGTATGATGTTGTATTTTTAACAATTGGTACAATGTCATACCATGACCCGTATCATTTGAAAGGGAAAAAAGGATATATTCATACACCTTATCCAACTTATAATACGTTAGATGATGTAAATGAAACTGACAGAATTGCAATCATTGGCACAGGTTTAGCATCTTTAGATGTAATTCGTTATGTTACTGCACATCATCCTAAATTACCAATTACTTTAACTAGTCGCAAAGGTCAATTGCCAAGTGTAAGAGGTGAAATGCCTGACATTGAATTTAAATACTTAACACCTGAAAATTTTAATGCAATAAAGAATGAAAATTTCGGAAACGTACCTTTGGAACAAGCGCTAAGTTTATTTTTGAAAGATTGTGCATATTATAATGTTGCAATTGAAAAATTAGTGCATCGTAGACAAAATGACCCGGTGAAGGATTTAACATATGATTTAGAACACGAAACTGAATTAGGGGCATTCCAAAGTATACTTGAATTAGTAAAAGAAAATTTAAATTGGATATGGAATAGTTTCAGTAGAGAAGATCAAAAACAATTTTTAAAAGATTACCAATCTATATTAAAAGATAATTCTAATCCTATGCCTCCACGTACGGCTAAATTAATAATAGATCATATTAAAAATGGGACTATTGAAATTAAAAGTGGTTTAGAGAATGTTCAGTATGAAGCAAGCCAATTTTATTTCAAATACAAAAATGAAACAGAGGCAGTTCATAAATTCGATGTCGTAATTAATGCTACTGGTTCAAAAACGCAACTTTCAGATCTTGATAGTGATGATCAATTGATTTTAAATCTTGAAAATAGACAGGTTGTACAAGCACATCCGCTTGGTGGTATCCAAATTATTGCTGAAACAAATCAAGTTATAAGTCCACGCTACGGAACTCTTAAACACATGTACGCATTAGGTCAACTAACAAATGGAATCAATCAGTCTCGTAATGGTGTAGCTATGATAGTTAAACAAGCGGTTAGCGTAGTAAATCAGTTGTTAGCAGATAAGTGA
- the ribD gene encoding bifunctional diaminohydroxyphosphoribosylaminopyrimidine deaminase/5-amino-6-(5-phosphoribosylamino)uracil reductase RibD — translation MSQYLNYAIQLAKMVSGQTGVNPPVGAVVVKDGRIVGMGAHLKKGDKHAEVQALDMAQDEAKDATIFISLEPCTHFGSTPPCVNKIIDFGIKKVIYAVKDTTLPSNGDEILQHAGIKVEFRHNTEAEDLYKDFFISKSKEVPVVSVKVACSLDGKQATDEGESKWITNKAVKADVFNLRHTHDAVLTGRGTLDADNPQYTTRIEEGKHPTKVILSQSGQIDFELDMFKNTHTPIWIYTQNENLKTDIEQVEIIILTDCSIENILIDLYQKGIGKLLVEAGPTVTSAFLQSQYTNELILYYAPKIIGGSGNYQFYQTKNIFGLSEVPQFEIVNTQMLEQNIKLELRKK, via the coding sequence GTGAGTCAATATTTAAATTATGCAATCCAATTAGCAAAAATGGTAAGTGGTCAAACGGGTGTAAACCCGCCTGTAGGCGCGGTAGTTGTTAAAGACGGCCGAATCGTAGGTATGGGCGCACACTTGAAAAAAGGCGATAAACATGCTGAAGTACAAGCGTTAGATATGGCACAAGATGAAGCTAAAGATGCTACTATATTTATTTCATTAGAGCCATGTACACATTTTGGTTCAACGCCACCTTGTGTGAATAAAATTATCGATTTTGGCATAAAGAAAGTCATATATGCTGTTAAAGATACGACTTTACCCTCTAACGGTGACGAAATATTACAACACGCAGGAATAAAAGTTGAATTTCGTCATAATACAGAAGCAGAAGACTTGTATAAAGACTTCTTTATAAGCAAAAGTAAAGAGGTACCTGTAGTGTCAGTTAAAGTTGCTTGTAGTTTAGACGGTAAACAGGCTACTGACGAAGGTGAAAGTAAATGGATTACGAATAAAGCCGTCAAAGCTGATGTATTCAACTTACGTCATACGCATGATGCTGTACTTACAGGTAGAGGCACATTAGATGCAGATAACCCTCAATATACAACACGAATTGAGGAAGGTAAGCATCCAACAAAAGTAATTTTATCGCAATCAGGCCAAATTGATTTTGAATTAGACATGTTCAAAAATACTCATACACCTATTTGGATTTATACACAAAATGAAAACTTAAAAACAGATATTGAACAGGTGGAAATTATTATTTTAACTGATTGTTCAATTGAAAATATTTTAATAGATTTATATCAAAAGGGAATTGGAAAATTATTGGTAGAAGCAGGTCCAACCGTAACTTCAGCATTTCTTCAATCTCAATATACGAATGAACTTATCTTATATTATGCCCCGAAAATTATAGGTGGTTCTGGTAATTATCAATTTTATCAAACTAAAAATATTTTTGGATTATCAGAAGTACCACAATTCGAAATTGTTAATACCCAAATGCTTGAGCAAAACATTAAATTAGAGTTGCGAAAGAAGTGA
- the ribE gene encoding riboflavin synthase, with protein MFTGIVEEIGTIKKITTQQSVVNLTIDCETILSDMHIGDSISVNGACLTVVDFNKHSFSVQVIKGTENKTYLNHLNQSTEVNLERAMSGQGRFGGHFVLGHVDEVAKITRIQASDNSKIVTIKPTTTLIKQMVPQGSITVDGVSLTIFQLKDAEFDIHLIPETRRSTILNQKRVGDPVHIETDMLFKYVERIVSNNESGLNTEKLRAFGF; from the coding sequence ATGTTTACCGGTATTGTTGAAGAAATAGGCACGATTAAAAAAATAACGACACAACAATCTGTAGTTAACTTAACAATTGATTGCGAGACCATCTTATCAGACATGCATATAGGAGATTCTATAAGTGTGAATGGCGCATGTTTAACTGTTGTTGATTTTAATAAGCATTCGTTCTCTGTACAAGTAATTAAAGGTACAGAAAATAAAACTTATCTAAATCATTTAAACCAATCTACAGAAGTGAATTTAGAAAGAGCGATGAGTGGTCAAGGTCGTTTTGGAGGTCACTTTGTGCTAGGACATGTAGATGAAGTAGCTAAGATTACACGTATACAAGCATCAGATAATTCTAAAATTGTAACAATTAAGCCTACTACTACGCTTATTAAACAAATGGTGCCACAAGGGTCCATAACTGTAGATGGCGTAAGCTTAACTATTTTTCAATTAAAAGATGCTGAATTCGATATCCATCTCATTCCTGAAACGCGAAGATCCACAATTTTAAATCAAAAACGTGTAGGTGATCCGGTCCATATTGAAACTGATATGTTATTCAAATATGTAGAGAGAATTGTCAGTAATAATGAATCAGGATTAAATACCGAAAAACTTAGAGCATTTGGATTTTAG
- a CDS encoding bifunctional 3,4-dihydroxy-2-butanone-4-phosphate synthase/GTP cyclohydrolase II, whose protein sequence is MKLDSIETALIELKKGKSIVVVDDENRENEGDLVAVTEWMQDNTVNFMAKYGRGLICAPISKGIAGKLELNPMVNDNSDIYGTQFTVSVDHINTTTGISTGERTMTAKALIEENATASDFNKPGHLFPLIAQDDGVLERRGHTEASVDLAKLTGAKPAALICEIMNEDGSMAKGKELEAFKEKHALVMISIEDLETYRKSLTSKLEAKAKVKLPTKHGKFDMYGFTSQTNEEELVAIVSGDIKKTENVRIHSSCLTGDIFHSQRCDCGEQLEASMKYISEHGGIILYLPQEGRGIGLINKLKAYELIEQGYDTVTANIALGFDEDLRDYKDAARILKYFGIESVNLLSNNPKKFESLETYGVNINKRIDLVVPTNKFNQDYMDTKKEKMGHLI, encoded by the coding sequence ATGAAATTAGATAGTATAGAGACAGCACTTATAGAACTGAAAAAAGGTAAAAGTATTGTTGTCGTTGATGATGAAAACAGAGAGAACGAAGGCGATTTAGTAGCTGTGACAGAATGGATGCAAGATAATACCGTTAATTTCATGGCGAAATATGGTAGAGGACTCATTTGTGCGCCAATTAGCAAAGGTATAGCTGGAAAGTTAGAACTCAATCCAATGGTGAATGATAACTCTGATATCTATGGTACGCAATTTACTGTGAGTGTCGATCATATTAATACGACGACAGGTATCAGTACTGGAGAAAGAACAATGACAGCAAAAGCGTTAATAGAGGAAAATGCAACAGCTAGTGATTTTAATAAACCAGGCCACTTATTCCCCTTAATTGCACAAGATGATGGTGTGTTAGAAAGACGTGGCCATACAGAAGCATCTGTAGATTTAGCTAAACTAACTGGCGCAAAACCAGCAGCATTAATTTGTGAAATTATGAATGAAGATGGTTCTATGGCTAAAGGTAAAGAATTAGAAGCCTTTAAGGAGAAGCATGCGCTTGTAATGATTTCTATTGAAGATTTAGAAACATATAGAAAATCATTAACATCTAAGTTAGAAGCAAAAGCAAAAGTGAAGTTGCCTACTAAACATGGTAAGTTTGATATGTATGGTTTTACTTCTCAGACGAATGAAGAAGAACTTGTGGCTATTGTAAGTGGAGACATAAAGAAAACAGAAAATGTACGTATTCATTCTTCTTGTCTGACAGGCGATATTTTTCATAGTCAAAGATGTGATTGTGGTGAACAACTTGAAGCTTCAATGAAATATATAAGTGAGCATGGTGGCATTATTTTATATTTACCTCAAGAAGGTAGAGGTATTGGTTTAATTAATAAGTTAAAAGCATATGAACTTATTGAACAAGGTTATGATACTGTGACAGCTAATATTGCTTTAGGTTTCGACGAAGATTTGAGAGATTATAAAGACGCCGCGAGAATTTTAAAATATTTTGGCATTGAAAGCGTGAATTTGTTAAGTAATAATCCCAAAAAATTTGAAAGTCTAGAAACTTATGGTGTGAATATTAATAAAAGAATTGATCTTGTAGTTCCAACAAATAAATTTAATCAAGATTATATGGATACGAAAAAAGAAAAAATGGGTCATTTAATATAG
- the ribE gene encoding 6,7-dimethyl-8-ribityllumazine synthase gives MNFEGKLIGSDLKVAIVVSRFNDFITNRLLDGAKDTLVRHEVPKENIDVAYVPGAFEIPLVAKKLAQKGEYDAVITLGCVIRGSTSHYDYVCNEVAKGVSKANDVADTPVIFGVVTTENIEQAVERAGTKAGNKGADAAISAIEMANLLKEI, from the coding sequence ATGAATTTTGAAGGTAAATTAATAGGTTCCGATTTAAAAGTAGCAATTGTTGTAAGTAGGTTTAATGATTTTATTACAAACCGTTTATTAGATGGTGCAAAAGATACTTTAGTACGACACGAAGTACCAAAAGAAAATATTGATGTGGCATATGTACCAGGCGCATTTGAAATTCCATTAGTAGCTAAGAAATTAGCTCAAAAAGGTGAATATGATGCAGTGATTACGTTAGGTTGTGTAATAAGAGGATCTACTTCTCATTATGATTATGTGTGTAATGAAGTGGCGAAAGGTGTTTCTAAGGCAAATGATGTTGCTGATACACCAGTTATCTTCGGTGTTGTAACAACTGAAAATATTGAACAAGCAGTAGAACGTGCAGGCACAAAAGCAGGGAATAAAGGTGCAGACGCAGCAATTAGTGCAATAGAAATGGCTAATTTATTAAAAGAAATATAA
- a CDS encoding proline dehydrogenase family protein codes for MPIVKNFFIGLSNNPFLNKTAKEIGPMLGANKVVAGNTIEALLNTIERLNSKGITVTVDCLGEFVVTEGEAIQSKDQILEVMYAIYNNSLDGHMSIKLSQLGSEFDLDLAYRNLREILLKANEFNNMHINIDTEKYDSLFDITQVLDRLKGEFKNVGTVIQGYLYEADTLVEKYPELRLRMVKGAYKESDTIAYQTKEDIDENYIRLIEKRLLNAKNVTSIATHDDKVITHIKQFIKDNNIEKNQYEFQMLYGFRTDLAEKIAGEGNNFCIYVPYGDDWFSYFMRRLAERPQNLNLMFKELMKPEVMKKAGVVTGIVAAFGAASALVYRLFKK; via the coding sequence ATGCCAATTGTGAAAAATTTTTTTATCGGGTTATCTAACAACCCTTTTTTAAATAAGACTGCTAAGGAAATCGGTCCAATGCTCGGTGCTAATAAAGTGGTTGCTGGCAATACAATCGAAGCCTTATTAAACACAATTGAACGTCTAAACAGCAAGGGAATTACAGTTACTGTAGATTGCCTTGGAGAATTTGTTGTAACTGAAGGTGAAGCAATTCAATCAAAAGATCAAATATTAGAAGTGATGTACGCTATTTATAATAATAGCTTAGATGGTCACATGTCTATTAAATTAAGCCAGTTAGGCTCTGAATTTGATTTGGATCTTGCTTATCGCAATCTACGTGAAATATTATTAAAAGCGAATGAGTTTAATAATATGCATATTAATATCGATACTGAAAAGTATGATAGTTTATTTGACATCACGCAAGTGTTAGACCGTTTAAAAGGTGAATTCAAAAATGTAGGTACCGTAATTCAAGGTTATTTATATGAAGCTGATACACTTGTAGAAAAATATCCAGAATTACGATTGCGCATGGTTAAAGGCGCATATAAAGAAAGTGATACAATAGCTTATCAAACTAAAGAAGACATTGACGAAAATTACATACGTTTAATTGAAAAAAGATTATTAAACGCTAAAAATGTAACGTCAATTGCAACTCATGATGATAAAGTTATTACACATATAAAACAATTTATCAAAGATAATAATATCGAAAAAAATCAGTATGAATTTCAAATGTTGTATGGTTTCCGTACTGATTTAGCGGAGAAAATAGCTGGGGAAGGTAACAATTTCTGTATTTATGTACCATATGGGGATGATTGGTTTAGTTACTTTATGAGGCGACTAGCTGAACGACCTCAAAATTTAAATTTAATGTTTAAAGAATTAATGAAACCCGAAGTAATGAAAAAAGCGGGCGTTGTTACAGGTATAGTTGCAGCCTTTGGAGCAGCTAGTGCCTTAGTATATCGCCTTTTCAAAAAATAA